In a single window of the bacterium genome:
- a CDS encoding ATP-binding cassette domain-containing protein: protein MIQADSLSRNYGERWAIRDVSFQAKPGEILGFLGPNGAGKTTTMRILTGFLAPTAGRATVAGFDVVQKPLEAKRHLGYLPETVPLYDDLTTREYLRFVARLKGVERRRVDAAVDRAISLCAVAEVADRLLRNLSRGYRQRVGLAHAIVHDPDVLILDEPTSAMDPRQIVEIRNVIKGLRGNHTIILSTHILPEATAVCDRVIIINQGSIVAVDTYEQLAARLRRSEKTLVRVARPDGGLSGRLAALPGVVHVTHGAAKGEVIVEAALGKDLRETIARMIVEAGVGLLELRPLAMSMEDVFLKLVTHEEAPEDHRT, encoded by the coding sequence GTGATCCAGGCCGACTCATTGTCCCGCAACTACGGCGAGCGCTGGGCGATTCGAGACGTGTCGTTCCAGGCGAAGCCAGGCGAGATCCTTGGATTCCTGGGACCGAACGGAGCGGGGAAGACCACGACGATGCGGATTCTCACCGGGTTCCTCGCCCCCACCGCGGGGCGGGCGACCGTGGCGGGATTTGACGTGGTGCAAAAACCCCTCGAGGCCAAGCGGCATTTGGGGTACCTGCCCGAGACCGTGCCTCTCTACGACGACCTGACCACCCGTGAGTACCTGCGGTTCGTGGCCAGGCTGAAGGGGGTGGAGCGGCGCCGGGTCGACGCGGCCGTGGACCGGGCGATCTCGCTCTGCGCGGTCGCCGAGGTCGCCGATCGGCTGCTCCGCAACCTCTCCCGAGGGTACCGCCAGCGGGTAGGACTGGCCCACGCGATCGTGCACGACCCCGACGTGCTGATCCTCGACGAGCCGACGTCGGCGATGGATCCGCGCCAGATCGTTGAGATTCGAAACGTCATCAAAGGCCTGCGCGGGAACCACACCATCATTCTCAGCACCCACATCCTCCCCGAAGCGACCGCGGTGTGCGATCGGGTGATCATCATTAACCAGGGCAGCATCGTGGCCGTCGACACCTACGAGCAGTTGGCCGCGCGGCTTCGACGATCGGAGAAGACCCTGGTGCGGGTCGCCCGCCCCGACGGCGGACTGAGCGGGCGCCTCGCGGCGCTCCCGGGAGTGGTGCACGTCACCCACGGCGCCGCGAAAGGGGAGGTTATCGTCGAAGCGGCCCTGGGCAAAGACCTGCGCGAGACGATCGCCCGGATGATCGTTGAGGCGGGGGTGGGCCTGTTGGAGCTCCGTCCGTTGGCGATGAGCATGGAGGACGTGTTCTTGAAGTTGGTGACGCACGAGGAGGCGCCGGAGGATCACCGCACATGA
- a CDS encoding ABC transporter permease subunit has protein sequence MRGTLIIARKELRQLFSSPIAYVALAMFFVIMGWLYFSLVGVYTLQVLQLQGTPPPDFNPTRIIFSPLYGDTVFILMLLVPVLTMRLVSEEDRARTMELLATSPVTTTAIVLGKYLAVLLLFGVLLAISTYMPLGLALIGRLDWGLLAATYLGLVLLGGAMLAIGLFASTLNENQIVSAAIGFGLLLMFYVLGFAQQNSSTGVQQVLSALSVSSHFQNMATGVIDTTDIVFFLSLGGFFLFLGILALESRKWR, from the coding sequence ATGAGGGGGACGTTGATCATTGCCCGCAAGGAGCTCCGGCAGCTGTTCAGCTCACCGATCGCCTACGTGGCGCTCGCGATGTTCTTTGTCATCATGGGGTGGCTGTACTTCTCGTTGGTCGGGGTCTACACGTTGCAAGTCCTGCAGCTGCAGGGAACGCCGCCGCCGGATTTCAACCCGACACGGATCATCTTCAGCCCGCTCTACGGCGATACGGTGTTCATCTTGATGCTGCTCGTGCCCGTGCTCACCATGCGGCTGGTCTCCGAGGAGGATCGGGCCCGCACCATGGAGTTGCTGGCGACCTCCCCGGTCACGACCACGGCGATCGTGTTGGGGAAGTACCTTGCGGTCCTCCTCCTCTTCGGCGTCCTCTTGGCGATCAGCACGTACATGCCTCTCGGTCTCGCGTTGATCGGGCGGTTGGATTGGGGATTGCTCGCGGCGACGTATCTCGGGCTGGTGCTGCTGGGAGGGGCGATGCTCGCCATCGGATTGTTTGCCTCGACCCTCAACGAAAACCAGATCGTGTCCGCCGCGATCGGATTCGGGCTACTGTTGATGTTCTACGTCCTGGGCTTCGCTCAGCAGAACTCCAGCACGGGGGTGCAGCAGGTCCTCTCCGCGTTGTCGGTCTCCTCACACTTCCAGAACATGGCGACAGGGGTCATCGACACGACGGATATCGTCTTCTTCCTCAGCCTGGGAGGATTCTTCTTGTTCCTGGGGATCCTCGCGCTCGAGTCCCGGAAGTGGAGGTAG
- a CDS encoding GldG family protein — translation MQRRNTLLTANALVSAVLIAALLAALNYLGSEHHTRWDLTATREHSLSPQTIKVLRSLPGPVDAVAFPNADTASSYRQFLTIYQYYSKNFQYRIVDPDRNPADAQKYKITSYGQIVLTRGKASYTVDSDTEEQLTNGLLHLLQTSKKVVYALQGEGEAPLDDFTRNGMGTVKQALTGKGFDVKPLLLVQTGQVPDDANAVVVPSPTRDFLPQERDALDRYFANGGKLLILIDPQTPSGIRTWLETTFHVAAPGGVVIDPVSRLLGGDPRVPIVTQYPFNDITQNFTVATAFPLSTPLAPQAKTLGLTVTPVVKSSDASYVKVNLNTDNLRFEPGTDVKGPATLAVEVAPAPSAPPTPAKKPDATASGPQPPAAAAPKGSAVIFGNSAFIRNTYIGLVGNRDLFTSAVAWLTQSGDLVSIAPRTSPFDAFIIAGTQGRYLFLGSVVALPLALLLLGGTVYFRRRSL, via the coding sequence ATGCAGCGGCGCAACACCCTGTTGACGGCCAACGCACTGGTCTCCGCGGTGCTCATCGCGGCCCTTCTCGCCGCCTTGAACTACCTGGGAAGCGAACACCACACGCGCTGGGACTTGACCGCAACCCGCGAGCACTCGCTCTCGCCCCAAACGATCAAGGTGCTCCGATCCCTGCCCGGTCCGGTGGACGCGGTGGCCTTCCCCAACGCGGACACGGCGTCGAGTTACCGGCAGTTCCTCACCATCTATCAATACTACTCGAAGAACTTCCAATACCGGATCGTGGACCCCGATCGCAATCCCGCGGACGCCCAGAAGTACAAGATCACCTCCTACGGGCAGATCGTCCTCACCCGCGGGAAGGCCTCCTACACCGTCGATTCGGACACCGAGGAACAGCTGACGAACGGGCTGCTGCATCTTCTGCAGACGTCAAAAAAGGTCGTCTATGCGCTCCAGGGCGAGGGCGAAGCCCCGCTCGATGACTTTACCCGGAACGGGATGGGGACGGTGAAGCAGGCGCTGACGGGTAAGGGGTTTGACGTCAAGCCCCTGCTGCTCGTTCAGACCGGCCAGGTGCCGGACGATGCGAACGCGGTGGTGGTCCCTTCGCCCACCCGAGACTTTCTCCCTCAGGAGCGGGACGCCCTCGACCGGTACTTCGCGAACGGGGGGAAGCTACTGATCTTGATCGATCCCCAGACGCCCTCGGGGATCCGGACATGGCTCGAAACCACCTTTCATGTTGCCGCCCCCGGCGGCGTCGTCATCGACCCCGTCTCCCGGCTCCTGGGCGGGGACCCGCGGGTTCCGATCGTCACCCAGTATCCGTTCAACGACATCACGCAGAACTTTACCGTCGCCACCGCGTTTCCGCTGAGCACCCCGCTGGCCCCGCAGGCCAAAACGCTGGGACTGACGGTGACGCCGGTCGTGAAGAGCTCGGACGCGAGTTACGTCAAAGTCAATCTGAACACCGACAACCTCCGGTTCGAACCGGGGACCGACGTCAAGGGCCCGGCCACGCTGGCGGTTGAGGTGGCCCCCGCGCCCAGCGCCCCCCCGACCCCCGCCAAGAAACCGGACGCGACCGCGTCCGGACCCCAGCCGCCCGCAGCGGCGGCCCCCAAGGGATCGGCGGTGATTTTCGGCAACAGCGCGTTCATCCGAAACACCTACATCGGACTGGTGGGGAACCGTGACCTCTTTACGAGCGCCGTGGCGTGGTTGACGCAGTCCGGCGACCTCGTGAGCATCGCCCCGCGCACCTCCCCCTTTGACGCGTTCATCATCGCGGGGACCCAAGGGCGCTACCTGTTTTTGGGCAGCGTGGTTGCGCTTCCGCTTGCCCTCCTGCTGCTTGGCGGCACGGTCTACTTTAGAAGGAGAAGCCTGTGA
- a CDS encoding alpha amylase family protein has translation MQFGSILVVALLVVDLATAATPVAAARHTPPRLALWMEPGANLRILTTVDGVERTLDRARAAGVDVVIPEAKNAWGYVTYPSAFAPTIDTSPIPHSAPPAYPPPTEWYPHGYDMLGTIVREAHARGMRVDAAVNTFGEGYSPLGVGPAFAHPEWQATAYLGTRSILAPDGTSYVLAGVDVPREANALVLYTPASGPSAPSSRWGVEVAVEGGHVTDARDRAAGAADPGPTPIPRHGYVLSAHGDAARWLARALPVGAAVTLGPAEVRMVPSAAHSIFAFANPADPRVYGYELAVIYELVTRYDLDGIILDRTRYQDITEDFSPLSRARFEAFVGHPVAHWPQDIYAYEASGYWVKRVPGRLYRQWLGYRAHSILTFTRAVTGMVHSLKPQMAVGMYVGAWYPVYYEEGVNWASPEVHPPYPWIGPEWVRSGLAPLLDYLMIGLYYRPITVWDARAQHANPETSIEGGAWLATSLVQGATPVVGSLLVSLYDGAPNRLARAVRTSQVWTRGTMLFDLVYLNEDDLWPGVPSADAP, from the coding sequence ATGCAATTCGGAAGCATCCTGGTCGTGGCCCTCCTCGTGGTCGACCTCGCGACGGCCGCGACGCCGGTGGCGGCGGCCCGCCACACCCCTCCCCGTCTTGCGTTGTGGATGGAGCCCGGGGCCAATCTTCGAATCCTCACGACCGTCGACGGTGTGGAGCGTACCCTCGATCGCGCGCGTGCCGCTGGGGTCGATGTGGTCATCCCCGAGGCCAAGAACGCCTGGGGATACGTCACCTATCCCAGCGCGTTCGCGCCCACCATCGATACGTCGCCAATCCCCCATTCGGCCCCCCCGGCCTACCCGCCGCCGACGGAGTGGTATCCGCACGGCTACGATATGTTGGGTACGATCGTTCGAGAAGCTCACGCGCGCGGGATGCGCGTCGACGCCGCGGTGAACACCTTTGGCGAAGGCTACTCACCGCTCGGCGTGGGGCCTGCCTTTGCGCACCCGGAGTGGCAGGCCACCGCGTACCTCGGCACGCGATCGATTCTGGCGCCCGATGGAACATCCTACGTACTCGCCGGAGTAGATGTTCCCCGGGAGGCGAACGCGCTCGTGCTCTACACCCCCGCCTCCGGCCCCTCCGCCCCTTCCTCCCGCTGGGGAGTCGAGGTGGCGGTAGAGGGGGGACACGTCACCGATGCGCGAGACCGCGCGGCGGGCGCCGCCGATCCCGGCCCCACCCCCATCCCACGCCACGGGTACGTGCTCTCCGCGCACGGCGACGCGGCACGCTGGCTGGCGCGCGCCCTTCCCGTGGGGGCCGCGGTCACCCTGGGCCCGGCGGAGGTCCGGATGGTGCCGTCCGCGGCGCACAGTATTTTCGCGTTCGCCAACCCGGCCGATCCGCGGGTCTACGGGTACGAGCTCGCGGTGATCTATGAACTGGTGACCCGGTACGACCTGGACGGCATCATCCTGGACCGAACAAGGTACCAGGACATCACCGAGGACTTCTCCCCCCTCAGCCGGGCGCGCTTCGAGGCGTTCGTGGGGCACCCCGTGGCACACTGGCCGCAAGACATCTACGCGTATGAGGCGAGCGGGTACTGGGTCAAGCGCGTGCCCGGCCGGCTGTACCGGCAATGGCTGGGGTACCGTGCGCACTCGATCCTGACGTTTACACGCGCCGTGACCGGGATGGTCCACTCGCTGAAACCGCAGATGGCGGTCGGGATGTATGTCGGCGCCTGGTATCCCGTGTACTACGAAGAAGGGGTCAACTGGGCCAGTCCGGAGGTGCACCCCCCCTACCCCTGGATCGGCCCGGAGTGGGTGCGGTCCGGCCTGGCACCCCTCCTCGACTACCTCATGATCGGCCTCTATTACCGCCCGATCACCGTGTGGGACGCACGCGCGCAGCACGCCAACCCCGAAACCAGCATCGAGGGAGGGGCGTGGCTCGCAACCTCGCTGGTCCAGGGAGCCACCCCCGTTGTCGGTTCACTCCTGGTCTCCCTGTACGACGGGGCACCCAATCGGCTGGCGCGGGCGGTGCGGACGTCGCAAGTCTGGACCCGGGGGACGATGCTCTTCGACCTCGTCTATCTGAACGAGGACGATCTGTGGCCGGGTGTTCCCAGCGCGGACGCGCCATAA
- a CDS encoding cold-shock protein has product MPKGTVKWFNREKGYGFITPEEGKDVFVHYTGIAGEGFRNLEEGQIVEFEITQGQKGPQAQNVRVVG; this is encoded by the coding sequence ATGCCAAAGGGTACTGTGAAATGGTTTAATCGAGAGAAAGGTTATGGATTTATTACGCCAGAGGAAGGAAAGGACGTGTTCGTTCACTACACCGGGATCGCCGGGGAGGGCTTCCGCAACCTGGAGGAGGGCCAGATCGTCGAGTTTGAGATTACCCAGGGGCAAAAGGGGCCGCAGGCCCAAAACGTCCGAGTCGTCGGTTAA
- a CDS encoding type II toxin-antitoxin system death-on-curing family toxin — translation MKYLTVEQLKTVNQRMIHATGGLYLAGEQNVVYPPSLDSLVNFVQTRIALRPQPSVWDMAAFYLDRLTRDQVFHDGNKRTALEAARLFIEGAGYRLSLTPAHESVEFITNVARGTSTRDGIAVWLRAHSKKR, via the coding sequence ATGAAATACCTTACGGTTGAACAGCTAAAGACGGTTAACCAGCGCATGATCCATGCCACGGGAGGACTGTACCTCGCGGGGGAGCAAAACGTGGTTTATCCCCCGAGCCTGGACTCGCTCGTAAACTTCGTCCAGACCCGGATCGCCCTGCGCCCCCAACCGTCGGTGTGGGACATGGCGGCGTTCTATCTGGACCGGCTGACCCGAGACCAGGTCTTCCACGATGGCAACAAGCGCACGGCGCTCGAGGCCGCCAGGCTCTTTATTGAGGGAGCCGGCTACCGGCTTAGCTTGACCCCGGCCCACGAGTCGGTCGAGTTCATCACGAACGTTGCCCGGGGGACCTCCACCCGCGACGGCATCGCCGTATGGTTGCGGGCGCACTCGAAGAAGCGATAA